A part of Ignavibacteriales bacterium genomic DNA contains:
- a CDS encoding alkaline phosphatase family protein yields MKNTLRLLLIFTLFNIYSFAQSQPYVILISFDGFRWDYPSRGLSPNLDLMKQEGVSALSFKPCFPSKTFPNHLAIITGLYPAHHGIIENHFEDQFTNESYKISDTLAVRDPKWYRGEAFWETAKRQGIITASYFWPGSELTADYRRPDYYKNYEHTKPYSDRVNGVIQWLNLPYSERPHFITMYFDATDSYGHKYGPDSPQVDSAIQILDIQLGDLFAKLKEINLFDSTDIIVVSDHGMTEINSDRIINVDDFFNGINYKVDNSGVIMSFDKDENNLDEIYDRLNSSDEHFSVYFKKDIPAFYHFSDSYLVGDLVAIADVGWTFRDKKRNQTKNILKAAITASIIIILTCMAFSLRLDLHLKKITEQVLLKILTCIRCSVKFLILCLPLILMADLKRLDLS; encoded by the coding sequence ATGAAAAATACACTCAGACTATTACTAATTTTTACTCTCTTTAATATTTATTCTTTTGCTCAAAGTCAGCCTTATGTCATTCTTATTTCGTTCGATGGGTTTAGATGGGATTATCCTTCGCGTGGTCTTTCACCAAATTTGGATTTGATGAAACAAGAGGGAGTTTCCGCATTATCTTTTAAACCTTGTTTTCCTTCCAAGACTTTTCCGAATCATCTCGCAATTATAACCGGGTTATATCCGGCTCATCATGGTATTATCGAAAATCATTTCGAGGATCAATTCACTAATGAATCCTATAAAATATCTGATACCTTAGCTGTTAGAGATCCGAAGTGGTATCGAGGTGAAGCTTTCTGGGAAACAGCTAAACGGCAGGGGATTATCACGGCAAGTTATTTTTGGCCCGGCTCCGAATTAACTGCTGATTACAGACGACCGGATTATTACAAGAATTACGAACATACCAAACCTTATTCCGATAGAGTTAATGGAGTTATTCAGTGGCTCAATCTTCCTTACTCCGAGCGTCCGCATTTTATAACAATGTATTTTGATGCAACTGATTCCTATGGGCATAAATATGGTCCTGATTCGCCTCAAGTTGATTCGGCAATTCAGATTCTTGACATTCAGCTCGGCGATTTATTCGCAAAGTTAAAAGAAATAAATTTGTTCGATAGCACTGATATTATTGTAGTTTCCGATCATGGCATGACTGAAATAAATTCAGATAGAATTATTAATGTTGATGATTTTTTTAATGGAATTAATTACAAAGTTGATAACTCTGGTGTGATTATGTCTTTTGACAAAGATGAAAATAATCTGGATGAAATTTATGATAGATTAAATTCAAGCGATGAACATTTTAGCGTTTATTTCAAAAAAGATATCCCCGCATTTTATCATTTCAGTGATTCTTATTTGGTAGGAGATCTTGTTGCTATTGCAGATGTTGGTTGGACTTTTAGAGATAAAAAAAGAAATCAAACGAAAAATATTTTAAAGGCGGCAATCACGGCTTCGATAATAATAATATTGACATGCATGGCATTTTCTTTGCGCTTGGACCTTCATTTAAAAAAAATTACAGAGCAGGTACTATTGAAAATATTGACGTGTATCCGCTGCTCTGTAAAATTTTTAATATTGTGCCTGCCTTTAATATTGATGGCAGACTTGAAAAGATTGGATTTATCTTAA
- a CDS encoding TonB-dependent receptor translates to MHKLYKILLIGLVFLSASIYAQKYTVSGMVTNVENGEKLPGANVYMKALNTGAVTNADGIYSIGNVPKGTYELTVSYVGYISEVSNIYVGGDVSLNFNLKPSPVLLGETVVKGTRATLRETPVAFTEVKGEDIEFRLSSRDLPQVLNVTPSLYSSPGGGGAGDANLVIRGFNQRNIAIMINGVPVNDMENGWVYWSNWAGLGNVTQDIQIQRGLGASPYSVSSIGGVVNVQTFGASGRKEFSKLSTEFGSDNLSKTTFAFSSMITSNIGMTGLVSRKVWDGYANGLYLNEFTYFFSIGGVFGKHSVEFTGVGSPQEHGQRVTRQTIDSWNQRGFDYNKNYGFLFGQPLNEVVNKYHKPQFNLNWNWQLNQSSILSTVGYFSFGTGYGSGRLGSSFIYNTAGLIDFDAVWARNEANLDSNGVKQSLTILRNSVNNHFWTGILSTYKTNVNDELSLSVGFDGRYYLGEHYREIRNLLGGSYWLNTKDINNPDLITKTGDLVDYHNDGKVMLYGGFAQAEYQTGKISTFLNVSASNTGYQRIDYFNFLNSDPAQTTEWQTFLGYTAKTGLNFNIDEHNNVFANVGYFSKAPIFDNVFDFSNNVFADATNEKILGIELGYGLSTPLIALNINGYYTDWKDRAINAFFVYTAPDESTVDYQANIKGAEQKHIGVELESRIKPTNTLEFGLMLSVSDAKFQNDVNARLYPEEDPSQVTEIHSYVKDLYVSEFPMTRASFDMLYRYELGNGSTFIFNPIYNFFGRQYAFFNPDARTNPDDLAQSWRLPDFYLFDVHTAYEILFTNFFVKKATVGLHIFNALNTKNYITDATDGSDHTQYSATVWYGRERWYNLSFTFDL, encoded by the coding sequence ATGCACAAACTTTACAAGATTCTTTTAATTGGACTTGTCTTCCTATCCGCATCGATCTATGCTCAGAAATATACAGTTTCTGGTATGGTAACCAATGTTGAAAACGGAGAAAAACTTCCAGGCGCAAACGTTTACATGAAAGCTTTAAATACTGGGGCAGTAACTAATGCAGATGGTATTTATTCAATCGGAAATGTTCCTAAGGGAACATATGAACTGACAGTTAGCTATGTCGGTTATATTTCTGAAGTATCTAATATTTATGTGGGCGGGGACGTATCTCTAAATTTTAATCTTAAGCCAAGCCCTGTACTATTGGGCGAAACAGTCGTTAAAGGAACTCGTGCAACCTTACGCGAAACTCCAGTTGCCTTTACCGAAGTTAAAGGTGAGGATATCGAGTTTAGACTTTCTTCAAGAGACTTACCACAAGTATTAAATGTTACTCCAAGTTTATATTCTTCACCTGGTGGTGGTGGTGCTGGCGATGCGAATTTAGTAATCAGAGGATTTAACCAGAGAAATATTGCAATAATGATCAATGGTGTTCCGGTAAACGATATGGAAAACGGCTGGGTTTATTGGTCTAACTGGGCAGGACTTGGAAATGTTACACAAGATATTCAAATCCAAAGAGGTCTTGGAGCTTCACCATATTCAGTTTCTTCAATTGGTGGTGTGGTTAACGTTCAAACATTCGGTGCTAGTGGAAGAAAAGAATTTTCGAAATTAAGCACTGAATTCGGTTCCGATAATTTAAGTAAAACTACATTTGCTTTTTCATCTATGATTACAAGCAATATCGGTATGACCGGATTAGTCTCAAGAAAAGTTTGGGACGGTTATGCAAATGGTTTATACTTAAATGAATTTACTTATTTCTTCTCGATCGGTGGTGTGTTCGGAAAGCATTCAGTTGAATTCACTGGTGTTGGATCTCCACAGGAACATGGACAAAGGGTTACAAGACAGACTATTGACTCCTGGAATCAGAGAGGATTTGATTACAACAAAAATTATGGTTTCTTATTCGGACAGCCATTGAACGAAGTTGTAAACAAATATCACAAGCCACAATTCAATTTAAATTGGAACTGGCAGTTAAATCAATCTTCGATTCTATCTACCGTGGGTTATTTCTCCTTTGGTACAGGTTACGGTTCTGGAAGATTAGGATCAAGCTTTATTTACAATACTGCCGGCTTGATTGATTTCGACGCCGTGTGGGCAAGAAATGAAGCTAACTTAGACTCAAATGGTGTTAAACAATCATTAACAATTTTAAGAAACTCAGTTAATAATCATTTCTGGACTGGTATTCTTTCAACTTACAAAACCAATGTTAATGACGAATTAAGTTTAAGTGTTGGATTTGATGGCAGATATTATCTCGGTGAACATTATCGTGAGATCAGAAATTTGCTTGGCGGATCTTATTGGTTGAATACAAAAGATATTAATAACCCTGATCTAATAACAAAAACCGGCGATCTTGTTGACTATCATAATGACGGCAAAGTTATGTTATATGGCGGCTTTGCTCAAGCTGAATATCAAACTGGAAAGATCAGTACATTCTTAAATGTTTCTGCCTCAAATACCGGTTATCAAAGAATTGATTATTTCAATTTCCTAAATAGCGACCCTGCTCAAACAACGGAATGGCAGACTTTCTTAGGTTATACTGCTAAGACAGGATTGAACTTTAACATTGATGAGCACAATAACGTATTTGCTAATGTTGGTTATTTCTCTAAAGCTCCTATTTTCGATAACGTTTTTGATTTTTCAAATAACGTTTTCGCAGATGCTACTAATGAAAAAATTCTTGGTATCGAATTAGGTTACGGTTTATCAACTCCACTAATTGCTCTTAATATTAATGGCTACTATACAGATTGGAAAGACAGAGCCATTAATGCATTCTTCGTTTATACAGCTCCAGATGAAAGCACAGTTGACTATCAGGCAAATATCAAAGGTGCCGAACAAAAACATATAGGCGTTGAATTGGAAAGTAGAATAAAACCTACTAATACTCTGGAATTTGGATTAATGTTATCAGTATCAGATGCCAAATTTCAGAATGATGTAAATGCAAGATTGTATCCTGAAGAAGATCCATCTCAAGTTACAGAGATACACTCGTATGTAAAAGATCTTTATGTTTCAGAATTTCCAATGACTCGTGCCTCTTTCGATATGCTTTATAGATATGAATTAGGAAATGGTTCTACATTCATTTTCAATCCAATCTATAATTTCTTCGGAAGACAATACGCATTCTTCAACCCGGATGCTAGAACAAATCCAGATGATCTAGCACAGTCCTGGAGACTTCCAGATTTCTATTTATTCGATGTTCACACAGCTTATGAAATTTTATTCACAAACTTCTTTGTTAAAAAAGCTACCGTTGGGTTGCATATTTTTAATGCTCTTAACACTAAGAATTACATTACAGATGCAACTGATGGAAGTGACCACACTCAATATTCCGCAACAGTTTGGTACGGCAGAGAAAGATGGTACAATTTAAGCTTCACATTCGATTTATAG
- a CDS encoding septal ring lytic transglycosylase RlpA family protein, which produces MKKLLIKSKLNLCLFAQIIAVVLLFQSCGSSPKFTGKEPTIKTGSELPPPSKNEQITDYEKDKIVLETTSGIASYYGEKFNGRQTASGEIYNMNELTAAHLNYPFGTIVRVTNKKNNQSVILKINDRMPDYNGRAIDVSYQAARELGMLSDGLAEVYIEVLSWGDKN; this is translated from the coding sequence ATGAAGAAGTTACTTATTAAAAGTAAATTGAACCTCTGTCTCTTTGCACAAATTATTGCAGTGGTTTTACTGTTTCAATCCTGCGGAAGCAGTCCGAAGTTTACCGGAAAGGAACCAACAATCAAAACTGGAAGTGAATTACCCCCACCATCAAAAAATGAACAAATTACCGATTACGAAAAAGATAAAATCGTTTTAGAAACAACTTCCGGAATTGCTTCCTACTATGGCGAGAAATTTAATGGAAGACAAACCGCCAGTGGTGAAATTTATAATATGAATGAGCTGACTGCTGCTCATCTTAATTACCCATTTGGTACAATAGTTAGAGTGACAAATAAAAAGAATAATCAATCGGTGATTTTGAAAATCAATGACCGGATGCCCGATTATAACGGTAGAGCGATTGATGTCTCTTATCAAGCTGCAAGGGAATTAGGAATGCTTAGCGATGGATTGGCTGAAGTTTATATCGAAGTATTAAGCTGGGGTGATAAAAATTAA
- a CDS encoding 16S rRNA (uracil(1498)-N(3))-methyltransferase, producing MILEFLSNIELFYAPRDYISRDTIILRDEELKHAVKVMRYKAHDKIFITNGEGNIYECSVLTINKDFLDARINNLISYQNKFQKVIFCLPKLKNPERIRFLIEKCVELGVTNFILFDADRSISKSNNIERWNKIALAAMKQSIRSFLPQISLAGNLDWVVNSESEKIIFEQSAKKALDSIELIKSNTYFIFGPEGGLSQRELNLFEQKGLFRLTKNRLRSETAAIFTAGFLNSILER from the coding sequence TTGATCTTGGAATTTCTTTCTAACATAGAATTATTTTATGCTCCGCGAGATTATATTTCGAGGGATACTATTATTCTGCGAGATGAGGAACTCAAACATGCAGTAAAAGTTATGCGATACAAAGCACATGATAAAATATTTATTACAAATGGTGAGGGTAACATTTATGAATGCTCTGTTTTGACAATCAATAAAGATTTTCTTGATGCTCGAATAAATAATTTGATTTCGTATCAGAATAAATTTCAGAAGGTTATTTTTTGTCTCCCGAAGTTAAAAAATCCAGAGCGCATTAGATTCTTAATTGAAAAATGTGTTGAACTTGGAGTAACTAATTTTATCCTTTTTGATGCTGATAGATCTATTTCGAAATCAAATAATATTGAAAGATGGAATAAAATTGCACTCGCAGCGATGAAGCAATCTATTCGCAGTTTCCTTCCTCAAATAAGTTTAGCAGGAAACCTTGATTGGGTCGTTAATTCTGAATCTGAGAAAATCATCTTTGAACAAAGTGCTAAAAAAGCGCTTGATTCAATAGAGTTAATAAAATCAAATACTTATTTTATCTTTGGTCCCGAAGGGGGACTGAGTCAACGGGAATTGAATCTATTCGAACAAAAGGGTCTATTCCGGCTTACTAAAAATCGTTTACGAAGCGAGACAGCTGCTATATTTACAGCAGGTTTTTTAAATAGCATTTTAGAAAGATGA
- a CDS encoding BamA/TamA family outer membrane protein — protein MKGINASNSRIDRYPTLGLTYSYDTRDLVQFPKEGIFFSTVLDFKGLGINDINYQILSLDFREYRKVFDELISKWRIATRQTSGELIPFYDYSFLGFGERIRGHYSEQQEGDSYYLASLEFYYPFVRDFSLSLTFIPWVPENLLTYRVAIYGQLFGDTGFTKFKNSPITLKDFNTGFGTGLTVLVLPYNLIRFELAFDEGFNLEYIIDLGISF, from the coding sequence ATTAAAGGAATTAATGCATCTAACTCACGAATAGACAGGTATCCAACTCTTGGACTTACTTACAGCTATGACACAAGGGATCTTGTACAATTCCCGAAGGAGGGGATATTTTTTTCAACAGTTTTAGATTTTAAAGGGCTTGGTATTAACGACATCAATTATCAGATACTATCTCTTGATTTTAGAGAATACAGAAAAGTGTTTGATGAATTAATCTCAAAATGGAGAATAGCAACAAGGCAAACATCTGGAGAATTAATTCCTTTCTATGATTATTCTTTCCTTGGATTCGGCGAACGAATCAGAGGACATTATTCCGAGCAGCAGGAAGGGGATAGTTATTATCTCGCCTCTCTTGAGTTTTACTATCCATTTGTAAGAGACTTTAGTTTGTCTCTCACATTTATTCCCTGGGTGCCTGAAAATCTTTTAACATACCGGGTAGCAATTTATGGACAATTATTTGGGGATACAGGATTTACAAAATTTAAAAACTCTCCAATCACACTTAAAGATTTCAATACCGGTTTTGGAACTGGGTTAACTGTTTTAGTTCTTCCATACAATCTAATTCGTTTTGAATTGGCTTTTGATGAAGGGTTTAATTTAGAATATATTATTGATCTTGGAATTTCTTTCTAA
- the gcvP gene encoding aminomethyl-transferring glycine dehydrogenase, translating to MFSLEHPDKFLNRHIGPSEIETEEMLKLIGVNSLDQLINDTVPEQIRLKKKMDLDDPLSESDFITELKEIAAKNKVFKSYIGMGYYPVITPSVILRNVLENPGWYTQYTPYQAEISQGRLEALLNFQTMISDLTSLPIANASLLDEATAAAEAMLMCYYNRKNKKAVKIFVAEDCFPQTIDVLKTRSTPVNIELVIGQADQINLDESFFAVLVQYPNQTGEINNYSNFFETAGKLNIFRIVAADIMSLTLLTPPGEFGADIAVGSTQRFGVPMGFGGPHAAYFAAKEELKRVIPGRIIGISVDAQGNTAYRMALQTREQHIRREKATSNICTAQVLLAVIASMYAVYHGAAGIKAIAKRIHNLTLYLNQALSLIGVKQLNKNFFDTLLLEVGDKAKLIREIAEANEVNFRYINNNLIGISISEKTDLDDVLNIISIFTQAYDKPINTTDLEKIFIDETSNLPAQLIRKTNYLQHAVFNSYHSETEMLRYLKSLENKDLSLTHSMTPLGSCTMKLNATTEMLGITWNEFSDIHPFAPSNQTQGYQHLLTQLEDDLKSITGFDAVSLQPNSGAQGEYTGLMVIREYHKNNGQSNRNVVLIPSSAHGTNPASAVMAGMKVVVVACDSKGNIDLNDLKAKAEANRNNLAALMVTYPSTHGVFEDKIKEICNIIHQNGGQVYMDGANMNAQVGLTNPAEIGADVCHLNLHKTFCIPHGGGGPGVGPIAVAKHLTPYLPGHSVKNIGGDKSIHAVSAAPFGSADILIISYAYIKMMGEEGLTKATKYAILNANYIKSKLEKIYPVLYVGEKGRVAHELIFDMQAFKNSVNVEVEDIAKRLMDYGFHAPTVSFPVHGTLMVEPTESESKAELDRFCEAMIEIRNEIAEIETGASDTKNNVFKNSPHTAQVVCSDNWQFPYSREQAAFPLGWVRQHKFWPAVSRVNNAYGDRNLVCTCAPINEYVQETN from the coding sequence ATGTTTTCATTGGAGCATCCTGATAAATTTTTAAATAGACATATTGGACCTAGCGAAATCGAAACTGAAGAAATGTTAAAGTTAATCGGAGTCAACTCGTTAGATCAACTCATAAATGATACTGTGCCGGAACAAATTAGATTAAAGAAAAAAATGGATTTAGATGATCCGTTATCTGAGTCCGATTTTATAACAGAACTAAAAGAGATTGCCGCTAAGAATAAAGTATTTAAATCCTATATCGGGATGGGTTATTATCCTGTTATCACACCTTCAGTCATTTTACGAAATGTTTTGGAAAATCCCGGCTGGTACACTCAGTACACTCCATATCAAGCAGAGATTTCGCAAGGCAGATTGGAAGCTTTGTTAAATTTTCAGACAATGATATCTGATCTAACTTCCTTGCCTATTGCGAACGCATCTTTACTTGATGAAGCAACTGCAGCAGCAGAAGCAATGCTAATGTGTTATTATAATCGAAAAAATAAAAAGGCTGTAAAGATTTTTGTAGCTGAAGATTGTTTCCCGCAAACTATTGATGTACTGAAAACAAGATCAACTCCAGTTAACATAGAATTAGTTATCGGTCAAGCAGATCAAATAAACCTTGATGAAAGTTTCTTCGCTGTTTTAGTTCAGTATCCGAACCAAACAGGTGAGATAAATAATTATTCTAACTTCTTCGAAACAGCCGGCAAGTTAAATATTTTCCGCATAGTTGCTGCTGATATTATGAGTCTTACTCTTTTAACCCCTCCCGGAGAGTTTGGTGCTGATATTGCAGTCGGAAGTACACAAAGATTTGGTGTGCCTATGGGATTTGGCGGACCTCACGCAGCGTATTTTGCAGCTAAAGAAGAATTGAAACGTGTAATTCCCGGAAGAATTATCGGAATATCAGTTGATGCTCAGGGAAATACAGCTTATCGCATGGCTCTTCAAACAAGAGAGCAGCATATTAGGAGGGAAAAAGCTACAAGTAATATTTGCACCGCCCAGGTTTTATTAGCTGTTATTGCTTCTATGTATGCTGTTTATCATGGTGCTGCGGGAATTAAAGCGATAGCAAAGCGAATTCACAACCTCACTTTGTATTTAAACCAAGCGCTTAGCCTAATAGGAGTTAAGCAACTAAACAAAAATTTTTTTGATACACTATTATTAGAAGTTGGGGATAAGGCTAAACTCATTCGTGAAATAGCCGAAGCGAACGAAGTAAATTTTAGATATATTAATAATAATCTCATCGGTATTTCGATATCTGAAAAAACTGATTTAGACGATGTTCTCAACATCATTTCAATCTTTACTCAAGCATACGATAAACCAATCAATACCACAGATTTGGAAAAAATCTTTATTGACGAGACTTCAAATCTACCTGCCCAGCTTATACGTAAAACAAATTATTTGCAGCATGCAGTTTTTAATTCTTATCATTCAGAAACCGAGATGCTCAGGTATTTAAAGTCACTTGAAAATAAAGATCTTTCGTTAACACATTCAATGACTCCGCTTGGTTCCTGCACAATGAAACTAAATGCAACAACCGAAATGCTGGGAATTACGTGGAATGAATTTTCTGACATTCATCCATTTGCTCCGTCAAATCAAACACAAGGTTATCAGCATTTGTTAACTCAATTAGAAGATGATTTAAAATCTATAACAGGATTCGATGCTGTGTCTCTTCAGCCAAATTCCGGCGCACAGGGAGAATACACCGGCTTAATGGTGATAAGAGAATATCATAAAAATAATGGACAGTCAAATCGAAATGTTGTTCTAATCCCTTCATCAGCACATGGTACTAATCCGGCAAGTGCTGTAATGGCTGGAATGAAAGTAGTGGTTGTTGCTTGTGATAGCAAAGGCAATATTGATTTGAATGACCTGAAAGCTAAAGCAGAAGCGAACAGGAATAATCTTGCTGCATTGATGGTGACTTATCCTTCAACTCATGGTGTATTTGAAGATAAAATTAAAGAAATTTGCAATATCATTCATCAAAATGGCGGGCAGGTTTACATGGATGGGGCAAACATGAATGCGCAGGTTGGGCTTACAAATCCTGCTGAAATCGGGGCTGATGTTTGCCATTTGAATTTGCATAAAACTTTTTGTATCCCTCATGGAGGAGGCGGACCTGGAGTTGGACCAATTGCAGTAGCCAAACATCTGACACCATATCTTCCAGGTCATTCAGTAAAGAATATAGGGGGAGATAAATCAATTCACGCAGTTTCAGCCGCGCCTTTTGGCAGTGCTGATATTTTGATTATTTCTTATGCATATATTAAAATGATGGGGGAAGAAGGATTAACAAAAGCAACTAAGTATGCAATTTTGAATGCCAATTATATTAAAAGTAAATTAGAAAAAATTTATCCTGTTCTCTACGTTGGCGAGAAAGGAAGAGTAGCGCACGAATTAATATTTGATATGCAGGCTTTTAAAAATTCTGTCAATGTTGAAGTTGAAGATATTGCAAAGCGATTAATGGATTATGGTTTCCACGCTCCGACAGTTTCATTTCCTGTCCATGGAACATTAATGGTTGAGCCTACCGAAAGTGAATCTAAAGCGGAACTTGACAGATTTTGTGAAGCTATGATTGAAATAAGAAATGAAATTGCAGAAATTGAAACCGGTGCCTCGGATACTAAAAATAATGTATTTAAGAATTCACCCCATACAGCACAGGTGGTTTGTTCTGATAACTGGCAATTTCCATACTCGCGTGAACAAGCCGCATTTCCGTTGGGTTGGGTACGTCAGCACAAGTTTTGGCCTGCTGTTAGCAGGGTTAACAATGCTTATGGTGACAGGAATCTTGTTTGCACCTGCGCTCCAATCAACGAGTATGTTCAAGAAACTAATTGA
- the rnc gene encoding ribonuclease III — protein sequence MNNLFSWILEKIKQSESRRKARYISKFLTAKKVEELESLIGYSIRNKTYFIQALTHRSFLEEHNDYDFSNERLEFLGDSVLNLIVGEYIFDSFPDRDEGFLTKIRAKLVNRIALAEAASQINLGNFLLVSKNLSNIYTNASKTVLSDAFEALIGAIYLDKDLEAARHFITKALITPNVKDGVYLIDENFKSQLLEYAQANKLAIPNYVVIDEEGPQHDRIFTIQVRLGSREVGTGKGKNKKSAEQNAARDAMNNILNKT from the coding sequence TTGAATAATCTTTTTTCCTGGATTCTCGAAAAAATAAAACAAAGTGAGTCTCGGAGAAAAGCCCGATACATTTCAAAATTTCTGACCGCAAAAAAAGTTGAAGAACTCGAGTCACTTATCGGTTATTCAATTCGGAATAAGACCTATTTCATACAAGCTCTTACTCACCGTTCGTTTCTTGAAGAACATAATGATTATGATTTTTCAAATGAGAGATTAGAATTTTTAGGTGATTCCGTTCTAAACCTGATAGTTGGAGAGTACATATTTGATTCTTTCCCGGATAGGGATGAAGGTTTCTTAACAAAGATTAGAGCAAAACTTGTTAACCGAATTGCACTGGCTGAAGCAGCATCTCAAATTAATCTCGGTAATTTTCTTCTGGTCAGTAAAAACCTTTCTAATATTTATACCAATGCGTCCAAAACAGTATTATCTGATGCTTTTGAAGCTCTAATTGGTGCCATTTATTTGGATAAAGATTTGGAAGCTGCAAGACATTTTATAACGAAAGCTTTGATAACTCCAAACGTAAAAGATGGCGTCTATTTGATAGATGAAAATTTTAAAAGTCAACTTTTAGAATATGCGCAGGCGAATAAATTAGCCATTCCGAACTATGTGGTTATCGATGAGGAGGGACCTCAGCATGATAGAATTTTTACTATCCAGGTAAGATTGGGCAGCAGGGAAGTGGGAACTGGCAAAGGGAAAAATAAAAAATCGGCTGAACAAAATGCGGCTCGCGATGCAATGAATAATATTTTGAATAAAACCTAA
- the fabF gene encoding beta-ketoacyl-ACP synthase II yields MANKRVVVTGMGAVTPIGIGLESFWNALINGVNGVEMITHFDSSKFDTKFAAEVKNFNPENYLDRKSIRRLDPFARFALVSSEMAINDSGINLSSTDLNRFGVIYGSGIGGMETLQQQHWNFFQSKNPQSLSPFFIPMMISDIAAGQISIKFGLKGPNYATTSACATSSHAIADAFLWIQRGTADMMICGGSEAAITEIGVGGFTAMRALSTWNDRYKEASRPFDKDRNGFVMGEGAGTLILEEYEHAVNRNAKIYAELAGIGLTADAHHITAPAPGGEGAVRSMQNALQDAGLAPQVVDYINAHGTSTPLNDVNETNAIKTVFGKHAYELVVSSTKSMTGHLLGAAGGVEAIATVLSLYNGLIPPTINLTNPDPECDLNYSPLNATTKNIKVAISNTFGFGGHNASLVFKKVEL; encoded by the coding sequence ATGGCAAATAAACGAGTGGTTGTTACCGGTATGGGTGCCGTTACTCCAATCGGCATAGGTTTAGAATCTTTTTGGAATGCTCTTATAAATGGTGTCAACGGTGTTGAAATGATCACTCATTTCGACAGTTCAAAGTTTGATACTAAATTTGCCGCCGAAGTTAAAAATTTTAACCCTGAAAATTATTTAGATAGAAAATCTATTAGACGGTTGGACCCATTTGCGAGATTTGCACTTGTCTCTTCTGAAATGGCAATTAATGATTCGGGGATAAATCTCTCATCTACCGACCTGAATCGCTTTGGTGTAATTTATGGAAGTGGAATTGGGGGGATGGAAACACTTCAACAGCAGCACTGGAATTTTTTTCAATCTAAAAATCCTCAATCTTTAAGCCCCTTCTTTATTCCGATGATGATCTCTGATATTGCCGCCGGGCAGATATCAATTAAATTTGGTTTAAAAGGTCCTAACTATGCGACAACATCAGCTTGTGCTACTTCTTCTCATGCCATCGCCGATGCATTTTTATGGATTCAACGCGGTACGGCTGATATGATGATTTGTGGTGGTTCCGAAGCTGCCATCACTGAGATTGGCGTCGGTGGTTTTACTGCAATGAGAGCACTCTCAACCTGGAATGATAGATATAAGGAAGCTTCACGTCCATTCGACAAGGACAGAAATGGTTTTGTTATGGGTGAAGGTGCTGGCACTTTAATTCTTGAAGAATATGAGCATGCAGTTAATCGTAATGCAAAGATTTATGCGGAACTAGCAGGAATTGGTTTAACGGCTGACGCCCACCATATTACTGCACCGGCACCGGGGGGTGAAGGCGCGGTTCGATCAATGCAAAATGCACTTCAAGACGCTGGGTTAGCTCCTCAAGTTGTAGATTATATAAATGCGCATGGAACTTCGACACCTTTAAATGATGTGAATGAAACAAATGCTATAAAGACTGTGTTTGGTAAACACGCCTATGAACTAGTTGTTTCTTCCACCAAATCTATGACCGGGCATTTGCTAGGAGCTGCTGGCGGGGTTGAAGCCATCGCCACTGTGCTTAGCCTTTACAACGGTCTAATCCCGCCTACAATTAATCTGACTAATCCTGACCCGGAATGTGATCTTAACTATTCTCCGTTGAATGCAACTACAAAAAATATTAAAGTTGCAATCAGCAACACATTTGGTTTTGGAGGACATAATGCTTCACTGGTATTTAAAAAAGTTGAGTTGTAA
- a CDS encoding acyl carrier protein gives MDVEAKVREIIIDKLGVEESQITPEASFTNDLGADSLDIVELVMGFESAFNVSIPDEDAEKIGTVGDATKYLKEKLGK, from the coding sequence ATGGATGTTGAAGCTAAAGTAAGGGAAATAATAATTGACAAGTTAGGCGTTGAAGAATCTCAAATTACTCCCGAAGCTTCATTTACCAATGACCTCGGTGCAGATTCTCTCGATATCGTAGAATTAGTAATGGGTTTCGAGAGTGCTTTCAATGTATCTATTCCGGACGAAGATGCTGAAAAAATCGGCACTGTTGGCGACGCAACAAAATATCTTAAAGAAAAATTAGGCAAGTAA